A DNA window from Aspergillus nidulans FGSC A4 chromosome I contains the following coding sequences:
- a CDS encoding uncharacterized protein (transcript_id=CADANIAT00007601), translating into MAQPAGIEKLHRRISPQHHWRYIERTVSTPVGPAIFTAYVGPGKGRIKAPEPELMLWWFDE; encoded by the exons ATGGCTCAGCCAGCTGGAATAGAGAAGCTACACAGGAGGATCTCTCCCCAACATCACTG GCGTTATATCGAACGAACCGTCAGCACCCCCGTGGGACCCGCGATTTTCACCGCTTATGTTGGTCCCGGCAAGGGTCGAATCAAGGCACCCGAACCGGAGCTGATGCTCTGGTGGTTCGATGAGTAG